GTCTTATAGACATGTAGGAAATATTCACAAAAGTCAATAGTGAAAATAGCTTGAAAAGTGCACAGCTTAATAAAAGCATAACATTCTGTAAATATTACTTTCAAcaactgaatgaataaaaaatacaaagaaatcaaTCAAGATCATTTAATGTCCAGTCAGTTTACTGCAGTATAATAATTTCAGATTGTACTCCTAATTTTAATGGAACTTAAAGGAAAACAACTCCTTATAtatcatttgtatttgttttttaatcatgttCATGGTTTCTCATGGACTGTTTCAcctctgcctgtgtgtgtgttttttttttttcagctccttaaaaacCAGGCACTGCATCTGAAGATGCTCTGCTGTCTCTTCAGTTGGAAAGGATGGCATACAGTATGATTGGCCTCACCATATTTaagctgtttcatattttatgcTGAAACCCTGTCAtctgtagctttgtttttcaggGAACTGACTGCAATTGACATCATCCAAGGACTGTCAAGTGTGCAAGGTTACCCATCTACATTTTAAGTCTCTGTGTCCATCTGTAGCAACCGTTGAAAGCTCTCTATTCTGCCAAGCGGAGGTACTTTTGGACTTGTGCCGCTGACACTTCACAGAAGTCTCCACTGTTGGTATCAGATTTATACTTGTAGATTTCATCACGTATCTACTCCAAAAATGTCCAATTTCATTTTTGTAGTGACAGCCTGTCATTTTCCTTGAAGGCATAGTTTCCTTTTCTAACTGGAGTTCAGTATCAAGAGAGAAGCAAGGaatattaaagtgtttatatatatttttagtgtaacGCTGTGgtaaaaacattgatttatttgtttaatggtCACAACTTAGCAACACTGACTAAACCAGTGAAGTAATATTAGGGCAGGAGGTGACACTTAACTACAGGGACCAGTCCTCACTAATAACTAGTAGCTTATTAGcatgaacattatttacatattggctgtttattagtagtttttctacatccctaatcctacacaATAACTAAACTTactactaccttactaactattaataagcagcaaattaggagtttattgaggcaaaagttatagttaatggtttgttaacagtgagaattggaacttaaaataaagtgtgacaggGTGGGACTTTCTGTTTGTCTCAACAATGGAAGACACTGAGCATGTTCAGAAAACAGCTTGAAAACTTGAAAAGTCTCTTTCAAAACTCCTGATGGGTGATATAAAAACCGCACACTTCATCTTTAAATCTATCAGTCCCAATAAAAAGCAATGACATGCATATTCTCTATTACTCTCTGGTGTTGGGCTCAAATCACATTCACATTTTCTCTTCATGGTACTGTAGGTTTAACATTTGATACGACGCCAAACGTCACTGGTTCTTGAGTGGTTGTTTATCAGTCATGATGCATGTGTGAATGAGATTGGATAGTGTTTGTGCTGTGTGGCTTTCCCTTCTCTGTGTGATCTTCTCTTACTCTGAACAACGGTGATAGGTGATTCCTTGAGCAACTTATTTTTATGACAACAGTGTCATAGTTTGACGTGATGGGTCAGATGTGTGGGTTGTGTCTGACTGCAGACAAAGATGTGAAGGAACAGAGAACAATCTCACAATGTTCACAAACGTTATATGTTaggacaaaacatttttaatataatgcttATGGAACGCtcttataattgtattaatatttgatatactcCTTTCTCATTACATTGAGAAAACAGTATTAGAGAAAACAgtatgttatttgtacttgaacACTCAGAGAAACATGTCTGTAAACTTTAAATAACGTTCTAATCATTACAAGAAAACTGAACTTTTTAcaatcttaaaatattacaaataaacgtTCAAATAGCTTTTTATTCTGGGTGAAAATAGAGTTAGTAGaacattaaagaaacattttgtgacctttaaataacattctaatcatgacaagaaaactggacattttaaaaattcctaaacattcaaacaaaataatattttgggtAAATATACAATTAGTAGAACATTTAAACACGCTTTTGTAACATTTAGGTAAAGtttaatcacaacaagaaaattGGACATTTCAGCTTTTTAGAAACatcaaaacaatgttcccacaatgTTTTTCTAACCTAAATTTGTTACCCTGGTAAATGTAAAGAAGTATCTGATACTAAAAAATGATATCGAATCAGAGCCTGTAATACAGAGGAAAAAGGCCAGACAAGTTATGAAAGATCATGCAGAGTTTGGCTTTCCGTGTCACaagcttttgtacattttatgctAAATCAACTTTCTTTTTGTGCTGATGTCACTTAGGTCACATGGGCTGCTGGGTAACATTCAACAGCTATGCAGTCATTACTTAAAGAGGTTTTCATTCAGAACTGAAGAACTGGTCACAGATAAAGACTTGGAGACTCTTGGTCACGACTGACTGTTTGACCTTGTTGTATGCCCTGCAGGAGGAGCAAAtctaatttcataatgatattctcatcaatgagagagagagagagagagagagagagagagagagagagagagacaaactgAGGCAGTTACGAAAAAGTGCTGTTTCAGAAGCTCATAATTTAATAGCCTATTAGTTGCTAGCAGTatgtttatgatttgttttttacatgaaGTTAACTGACTGTCAAAAGTTGTTTACTGGGCTCCGGAGACAACGAGGGAATAATAAACACACTGTAGAACACGATCTCGTGTACTTTTCATGCATGATTGGCCTGGTAAGTGCCTGAGCAATGAACATGGTGAATTATGACAACAACACTCGACGCTAGATAACATTTCACAGTCAGATTTGTGGAAGGAAGCAAAGCAGGCTCATTAACCTCCAGACACCGCTCCgtttaactttattaacaacCAAAAACCGCCAACCAGAGCAAATGGAACCGCAGACAGAGAGGACGATTTGTTATCTATTTGTCCTCAAAGGCTGTTATCATTCCTTTGATTGAACATATAACCCCTGAGATGCTGCAGAAACAGCCCAGCAGTAATATCAGCAGGTCCAGAATCCTGTGGCTCACGTCCAGCTGAGTCCATTTCAGCTGCAGGTGGAAGAGTGCTGGGAGCAGAAGAGTCATGGCCGCCCCGGTCACGCTGCCTGTGAGGCCCATGAGGAGGGAGAAATGAGGCACGCACAGCGCCATGATGAgggtgaggaggaggagagatCCACGCAGGAGCAGCGTCCCCCGCTCTGATCCTTCTGCAGATGAGTTTAGTTTCAGGACGCCCGTCTGCAGTATCTCTGCTGCGGCGTAGAACGGCAGAGGGTACGAGAGGAGAGCCTTCGCCAGCAGACACAGGTTGACCACCATCCGCAAAGCAGTGGGCAAGTTATCTGTTATCacctaagaaaaagaaaaaaaaaacttaagtctCCTTAAAGGGGACAggctttcctgtagctcaaacagtagagtgCTACTCATGCCAAGGTCatggttaaaaaatataaattgttttaattgtgaaatgttttcttataTGTTTCATGATTGAAAGGTGCTAAAGATTAGGTTATGTTTCTTGTATGTTGGTTGATTGGGATTTGATTGTGTTTAAAGTGCATTTAGCTAAATGTCTCCTTTTCTGTTCTACAGTAGAAAGAAGGAAGCTTATGTTCCCAGGGTCCTGTGTTGCTAAATTAGCCTAACCCCAATCCTATAATAGGACCCGTTTTCATATAAATCTAGGGAAAATGGGAATAATGTcaggtctatttttttttttttgtgtgtggttgaaTCCCTTTAACACAAAGCAAActtgtctctctctccttcagctGCTATTGTTAGTGGTCACCACAACAGAATTATCCACACATTATTTGGCACAGGTTGTACACTGGAAGCCCTTTCTGACTGAAAGAATGCATAGAGATAGGTGGGGGATTGGTTCTCATTCATGTATgtggagttttttattttatataatctgCTGCATGCTTTTTGAATGCAGGGGAAACCTGATTGCTTTTTGAGGAGGGGGGTAATGATGATGGTTGAACATGAGGGATCCAATGATTTAAATGGTAGGaaatgaatgttgatgctttttgAAGGTGGGGGATACAAGATTTCCTTGAAGCCGCCCTGTGTGTGCTAAAAAGCTAATAGAGTTCCCCAAAGCTTGATTTAATTCTCAATTTTTAATCTTAAATCATTTAGTTAAATGACGTCACAGAACGTCagtaaataaaaaccttttcctGCATTTGTCTACTGTTTGAAGGAAGTAGCAAATGCAATGGTTGCTTTTATCTTTAGCTTGTTATGTCCACTCACAGGGGTTTCCAGTTCGTGCTTGGGCTAAATCAGATTTATTCAGCCTCAGAGTTTACCCCAAACCTCAATCCATATAATATAGCTTAGGTTTAAAACCAGGTTTCTCAATTGGCCCCTCCCAGCGAGCAATCGTGATTTAGGGAAAAAATGAGGACATTCTAtacctgttttttgtttcttgttttttcatTTGGATCTGACCTAACCTTTACAAATGAGGCAGAAGGGGCAAAAATTGGGCAAACAGAAAAAATGGGGCAGAACAGGGAAAAAGTGTTTAAAAGAGATGCACCCTTATAACATCATGTGTCACCAATTCTGGGTCCAAATGGTTTATAAGATACGGTATGTGATATATAAAAATGGTTATAGTTAATGTGTGTTATGGTACTactaaaaaattgtaaataacaaACGGTTCTGATAGGCCAAAcagtgagacattttttttttttttttaatattggtgTTTGGGATGCCACGAGACAcatatttggattttattttttttttttacatttagcttAGCTTCTCACTTGAATgtagaggcttggacccggaaacagttTTCAATACGTCACAACTTAACAAGTGAATTGTTTCTTAGTATCAGTAATTAAGACatgttttacaacattttatgcattttcttcTGGTGTTTGAAGTTGTCAGCTGGTAAATAACAGCAGCCTGCAACTACAGTCGAGTGGGATCACTGCACCTCTTTGGTTTCCTCTCCCCATGTGAGGAAGGCCACCACAGAGAACGCTGTCTTCAGTACGCAGGCCAGAATGTGAGTCCAGTCTATCATGCTGTTGAAGTCTAGCCTGTTGGTCATGCTCTCCTCCAGCGTAGGCAGATAAATCTGTGATGTGTAGCTAAAGATAATCACCCCCACTGCAACCTGGAAGCCATCGAAGTCCACCACTACCGCACTCAGCCTTCTACTGGCCCACTGCGATGACTGACGGAGGCAGTAGCCAATCACAATGAAGGTGATGAGGAACTGAACCAGCGAGCAGAAGAGGCTCAGACGCGACAGCACCCGCAGGTCACGGATCAGCATGCAGGGCACCAGGATGAGAAAGGTGATGGCAGAGCAGGTCACCGGGGTCAGAGGCAGGAAAAACAGGCTGTGGCACATTAGGTTACTACTGACAACCAAGTATAGGATGCACGTCATCACCAGTTCCACCACCTGCGCGGCGTTCACCACCTTGCCCCCGATGTAAGGGCAGATGTGTCTGCAGCAGGCGGTAGCGATGTCCTCATAGGTGCGTCTGACACGGACCGAGTGTCCGTTCTCGTCCTCTTCGTACAGGCAGGACACCAGGATCTTTCCGGTGTAGCTACAGATGAGTGCAGCTAACACCAGCAACAGCAGACCCATGTACCCGCTCTGCAGCAGGGCGTAGGGCAGACCCAGCACAAAGATACCCtgagaaaacaaaagaacaagTTGCCTCAGACAAATACATAGTTCAAATGACACTTCTACATAACAGTGAGACTAACTGAAGGCTTTCTGAAGTCTCCTGTCTCTCAGACCCCAAAATCCCACATATCTCCACTAGTTTTGAAAGAGATCCCAGCAATGTCTCAAAGTCTGAGATCTCAAAAGGAACTTATTTCTCATCTCCCACCTCCACATGTTTTGTAGCTTCGTACTCTTACTGTAAGTCAAGAGTTGAGTAAACTAAAAAAGCATGAATATTACTATTGCTCTAACTTGATGTAATCAAACCAACTGACTCTCACTGACTCCTCCCCTTTCCTTTGCCCTGTATAGTGCTCTCTCATTAGCTGTAGGTCGTCGCCGATGTCATTTacagtcaaaacacatttcacactacAGGATTGTGAGTCTctgacaggtccagatatttaacATGCCAAATATCCAATGAGCATCGGTGCTACACACTACACGATTGTCACTCGAATGAACAAGTGCCGAATTTTCCTCCAATTTTGGCAATTTGTTggcgatttccacaaaaatgacaGGGTGTGAAAATCAgggctaaaatcatgcagtgtgtgcCCGGCATAACCTGCATGTCTTTGGACTTTGGGCAAAACCAAAGCACCTCGAGAAAACCCACACTGACGTGAGGAGAACATGCAAACCCCACACAGAAAGGACTCCCGGGAATGTAAAAGTGCTACTCACTAAGCCACTATTTCACCCAGGCCAGCAGTACTCTTttctttcagaaaagaaaaaaaaaccctatctATTTTTCTTCTTGTATTGTTTCTtctaaatccatccatccattctccaaaccacttGTTGTCCTCTGTAGGGTTGAATGGATTCTAGAGTAGGGGTGGCTGACTCCGGTCCGAATCTGGACCATGAGATGCGTTCATCCAGACTATGAagaattttaaatatagaaataaataaatgccaaatgctattttctaataaaatcaaatttatattaGGCACATCAAAGTCAGCTCAGTAGAGCCGTTTGGGTCCTACAGCTCCACAGGTTAACAGTTAACTGTTGCTATATTCAGACGTGCAGTGAAGAGTGAAGATAGATGTATCTTTCAGTGAGTGAAAAGCAATGGCATTCTCAAAATTTATGAAAGCAtatctaaagggatagttcaccttcagttgctggtccccattgacttgcatagtgttttGCATAGTGTTgacttccatactatggaagtcaatgggaaccagcaACTGAAGGGGAACTTATCCCTTTAAGGCCATGaaaagtcttaaatggtacaagaaagtcttaattacgATTTCAAGAGGTCTTTAATTTGAGGACGGAAACACAAGAATTGTGATATAGCTTAATTtgatgattaaacttcaaaaggctgcgatttcaataaataaatacgacAGCTGCACATTTCAGAGTCAGCTGCTTTGTATACTGCTATTACCAGGAGAAACCACATTATtacgcctcctgctggcagaatgTGCATTCAatcagcccatctgctgtttttgttcagaccaatgtgaaaatcaacccatgtttTTACACCACAAACTCGCAGAGTTGAAAATGTGAAGTGGTGGATCAACAAGAAGAtactgcattataaaaatctaaaaaattaataagacagtaaaatatatttattttatttaatataataattgataattgtttaaattaatataataattgatcaaTTTGACTccattttcttaataaaaaaggtttagagacagaaatgtgaagcttatcatttcataaacctttttatttttttgtgaaaacttgtgtCTGAAATTTAAGTCTGTAAAACGCGAGGTTGATACTTGAACGATTCATAACTGAGAACTCCATTAAGTAACAAAGAGCATATAAAGACGACTAGGAGAGatgttacaaacacacactcacagccgcACAGCAGATGGGAGCAATGAAATCACACCCTCTCACACACCCTCCACTAATGAAGTTGCAGTCATCTCTAAAGAGACGCTAAGTGACAGATATTTTATCTTGACTGTAATTGTTGGTAAATTGCCTTGTGTTAGACACAATGAATAAAGATATAACACTGCATTCATTTCCTCTCAGGGTCCTAATGACTGTATCTCTCGTGAACAGACAACAGCTGATCAattcacacacagagacacaaaagagagagaaagcggGTGGAGAGCCTAGTGAGCTGCATTTTTAGGCTTCATAGATGCTCTTCTGACATGACGGCTGAACCAAATGGCAGCTGTGCTGGCCAAACTCGAAGGCAACATTGATTGTGTCTTTCACacttaaagcgttagttcacccaaatattaaaatgatgtcattaatgactcaccctcatgtcgttccaaacccgttagacctccgttcgtctttggaacacagtttcagatattttagatttagtccgagagctttctgtccctccattgagaatgtatgtacggtatactgtccacgtccagaaaggtaatgaaaacatcttcaaagtagtccatgtgacatcagagggtccgttagtatttactgaagcatcgaaaatacattttgctccaaaaataacaaaaattacgactttattcgggattgtcttctcttccgggtctgttgtgagcgcgacTGACTGCTGTCActgctgacgtacgacgctgctgacgtgttctctggtgcgcccaataacaaagaaaacacgtcagcagcgtcgtacgtcagcgccgtcactgcagtgtttgtgaacgcgctcacaacagacccggaagagaagaaaatggtgaataaagtcgtaatttttgttatttttggagcaaaatgtattttcgatgcttcaataaattctaacggaccctctgatgtcacatggactactttgatgatgtttttattacctttctggacgtggacagtataccgtacatacattctcaatggaggaacagaaagctctcggactaaatctaaaatatcttaaactgtgttccgaagatgaacagaggtctcacgggtttggaacgacatgagggtgagtcattaatgacataattttcatttttggctgaactaaccctttaaggcaatCCCAGAAAGCTCTGCGGCGAGCTCTGTGAAAAGATGTCAGATGGGGACAAAAGAAACatggtcaaaataaaaaatgtatttaattcaataattatcgagtcaaatcaaccaaaaatgaacaatttcaCCTAATATTTGTGCTAAGTAattttaatgttcattaatgTTGTTGGCTTAGCAACATATGTTAATGTCAAGCACAAAGAGCTCTATAATTCCTGCGGAAAGCTATCCGTTAGCaatcccattcatctcaatgagaTTTCTTTTCCCTCTAAAAAAATACTAACCCttaaccctaaccttaacctcAGTATAGCACTGATAGCACATCCTGATTGAGCATTATAGTTTATCATAATTCGATACTTATGATTTTTCTGAAGTGAATCCATTAAGTCTGAGCATTTGTGTGTTGATGTTTTTACTGCATCTGACCTTGACAGATTGCAAAGAAAAAATCCCCAGAGATTTCCACTCAAAAAAGGTGGAGCCCAGAGCCACACCCACCTATTACATCATCACCACCACAGACCAGTGATAGGTGTTTAACAGCTGAAGCAAACTCTTCCAGAAGGTTTGCTTTGACAAGCTGTTTCGAACTCGAACCTTGATTTGCCCTGAATTTGTTCACACCAACTCATTGTTAGATTTTacttgaagtatatcagggcttTAACTCATTCAATCTGACAAAAGTTTGtgacctgcctgctgccattttTGCTCATAGGCACTCaacttggacattttttttttatgcaatcatGTGTCATTCAGCTATCCAGAGAGAGCTGAAATGAGCTGCGGATGAGGTTCACTGGAAAGACTGCCTATATAGACAGCATAGAGCAAGACAACTCACTACAGAGGAAAGACAGATTCACAGAGAGTAAGACAGGTGCGTGAAGAGGGAAAGAGAGGCACATTAGGCTATAAAGTATAGCGGAAGGATGAATTAAACAAGCTCAAGCAGCAATAACGAGCTGTGTGATCATTAACAGCTCTACATATTACCCTCAGCCTC
This portion of the Cyprinus carpio isolate SPL01 chromosome A20, ASM1834038v1, whole genome shotgun sequence genome encodes:
- the si:dkey-126h10.1 gene encoding vesicular inhibitory amino acid transporter is translated as MLQFIDLCDGLDLRYAFAVLRLTPDSRTFLMDVSEFGWIETLHVRVKTCVEALWMKRFHAGAEENQGLVVRDELAHTYGDVCRCDSQASSPESQAAFRTDGPCEDGAHSTRPKITTWEAEVSFELCICLRQLVLLFSQGIFVLGLPYALLQSGYMGLLLLVLAALICSYTGKILVSCLYEEDENGHSVRVRRTYEDIATACCRHICPYIGGKVVNAAQVVELVMTCILYLVVSSNLMCHSLFFLPLTPVTCSAITFLILVPCMLIRDLRVLSRLSLFCSLVQFLITFIVIGYCLRQSSQWASRRLSAVVVDFDGFQVAVGVIIFSYTSQIYLPTLEESMTNRLDFNSMIDWTHILACVLKTAFSVVAFLTWGEETKEVITDNLPTALRMVVNLCLLAKALLSYPLPFYAAAEILQTGVLKLNSSAEGSERGTLLLRGSLLLLTLIMALCVPHFSLLMGLTGSVTGAAMTLLLPALFHLQLKWTQLDVSHRILDLLILLLGCFCSISGVICSIKGMITAFEDK